AATCCCTTCGCTCCGCATCGTATTGCCGCGAGATCTTTACGTTCACAGCCTTCGCGCTCAGTTCCTCGATGACGATGTTCCGGTAGCGAATTTCGGTCGCGCCGCTGTGGATCTGCACCGCGATTTTTCCCGTGAGCGGAATCTTCGGATCCTTCTCGGTGTAATCCACGGTGAGGACATCGTTGATCCACAGTCGGATGCGCGGTCCCTCGGCGCGGATGCGGTAGCGGTTCCACTCGCCGATCTTCAGCTTCTTCTCGTTCTCCGGGCGCGCGGCTTGCGCCTGTTTGATCAGCGCGCCCGGACGCCCCGCGTCGCTTGCGAGATCCACCTCCGGCACGCCATACACGGCGAGGAACCGGTTCCTCCGCGACTCGTCGTAAAGGCAGCCATCAATGCCCGGCGCGAAGTCTGCCTGATAGCCGCTCACCTCGTGGTGCTTCGGAACGCGCTCGCTGCGAAACTGGATGCCGCCGTTGTTGTCGCCGCGCCGGTATTGGAGCCGCAGCTCGAAATCCGCATAGTCGCGCGTGGTGCAGAGAAACTCATTTCGCGGCTGCTTCACGTCCGGCTTGCCGGCGACCGGTGTAACCGTGATTGGGGAACCGGGGTTACCGGTCTGCCGGGAATTCTTCTGGATTGGGGAGTCGTGCTGGACGGACTTGGGAAATGCCTTCTCAAACAGCGAATAGAAGCCGTCCGGCATCACGTAGGACTTGCCGTCGAAGTCGAAGCAGTGTTCGCAGAGCGACACCTTGATCTCGCCCTTGTCCTTCACGAACACGGCCGATTCCAGATGGAGGCACGCGCTGGCATATCTCTTCTTCTCCAGCTTGATCGTGGCCAGGAATTCAGCGACCTTCGCCGGGTCTTTGATGGTGACGGTGTCGGCGGAAGGGCTGTTGGGTACGCCCCGGCTGAGACGAATTTCCTTCACGCCGGAAATGGTGCCGGCGGCGTCACACCCAATCGCCGCCGCCAACAGCATCCCAACGATGAT
This sequence is a window from Verrucomicrobiota bacterium. Protein-coding genes within it:
- a CDS encoding DUF1080 domain-containing protein, with translation MKHRLIIVGMLLAAAIGCDAAGTISGVKEIRLSRGVPNSPSADTVTIKDPAKVAEFLATIKLEKKRYASACLHLESAVFVKDKGEIKVSLCEHCFDFDGKSYVMPDGFYSLFEKAFPKSVQHDSPIQKNSRQTGNPGSPITVTPVAGKPDVKQPRNEFLCTTRDYADFELRLQYRRGDNNGGIQFRSERVPKHHEVSGYQADFAPGIDGCLYDESRRNRFLAVYGVPEVDLASDAGRPGALIKQAQAARPENEKKLKIGEWNRYRIRAEGPRIRLWINDVLTVDYTEKDPKIPLTGKIAVQIHSGATEIRYRNIVIEELSAKAVNVKISRQYDAERRDFTLERQDAGHLGDNGWREKEYYCGTGKSFVILPVKPAADGTKPWLLFAPTIEDKPNKTHEWMFKQLLANGFTIAGINVGESSGNPEGRAAFTKLYEHLVQEYGVARKVCLLPQSRGGLMVYNWAAENPDKVQCIGGLYPVCDIASYPGILGASKAYRMTEDQLREKLAEHNPIDRLEPLAKAKIPILHVHGDKDGVVPLKKNSEVLHNRYQALGGPSKLIVVPGKGHEVCPEIFNCQPLVDFFLHYGDFR